Proteins encoded by one window of Halomonas chromatireducens:
- a CDS encoding RecQ family ATP-dependent DNA helicase, translating to MIEQTLQQVFGYGDFRPGQRPVIEAITAGRSAAAIFPTGSGKSLCYQLPALHLPHLTLVISPLLALMQDQLAFLARHGIAAASIDSGQSREEAAAVMEGVKRGDIRILMISVERLKNERFRAFIRRVPISLMVVDEAHCISEWGHNFRPDYLKLPDYRREFGIAQVLLLTATATPRVIADMRSRFDIAESDVTATGFYRPNLHLEVAPVPAETRPRRLVAWLRPKLDAQPPAPTIVYVTLQQTAERLAAYLSKAGLPATAYHAGLDSEIRERIQRDFMAGQMPCIVATIAFGMGIDKADIRNVVHFDLPKSIENYSQEIGRAGRDGQPSDCLMLAGRDHLNVLENFVFGDTPEHYGIRQVIDEVVAVSRGGAGSQWELMLNSLSQQSNIRPLPLKTLLVQLELRGIIAPRYSYFAEYRFRLGEEPEALVARFEGERAAFVQAILDASQRARTWYTLDFEALARLGGERGVNTERGRVITALDYFVTKGWMTLESKQMTEVYEVLRQDIDPAALSDELHGYFRDKEQTEVERLHAMLALFESEACLSRRLAEWFGDDRVPQHCGHCSACHGQVARLPQGEAPPPLAIDAVEGLAGELIQQLAASQDRHPLTPDLITRFLCGLTTPLLTRLKARRLAGFGALEAHHYAEVRELVVQSGLSPTT from the coding sequence ATGATTGAACAGACGTTACAGCAGGTCTTCGGCTACGGCGATTTCCGCCCCGGCCAGCGCCCGGTGATCGAGGCGATAACGGCGGGCCGTTCGGCGGCGGCGATCTTTCCCACCGGCTCCGGCAAGTCGCTCTGCTACCAGTTGCCCGCCCTGCACCTGCCCCACCTGACCCTGGTCATCTCGCCGTTGCTGGCACTGATGCAGGACCAGCTGGCGTTCCTCGCGCGCCACGGGATCGCCGCCGCCAGCATCGACTCGGGCCAGAGCCGCGAGGAGGCCGCCGCCGTGATGGAGGGCGTCAAGCGGGGCGATATTCGGATCCTGATGATATCGGTGGAACGGCTCAAGAACGAACGCTTCCGCGCCTTCATCCGCCGCGTACCGATCTCGCTGATGGTGGTGGACGAAGCCCACTGCATCTCGGAGTGGGGCCACAACTTTCGGCCGGACTACCTCAAGCTGCCCGACTACCGGCGCGAGTTCGGCATTGCCCAGGTACTGCTGCTGACCGCCACGGCCACCCCGCGGGTGATCGCCGACATGCGCTCGCGTTTCGACATCGCCGAGAGCGACGTCACCGCCACCGGCTTCTATCGTCCCAACCTGCATCTGGAGGTGGCGCCGGTGCCGGCCGAGACGCGCCCGCGCCGCCTGGTCGCGTGGCTGCGACCCAAGCTCGACGCCCAGCCCCCCGCGCCCACCATCGTCTACGTCACCCTGCAGCAGACCGCCGAACGCCTGGCCGCCTACCTGAGCAAGGCCGGGCTCCCCGCCACCGCCTACCACGCCGGGCTCGACAGCGAGATCCGCGAGCGCATCCAGCGCGACTTCATGGCGGGCCAAATGCCCTGCATCGTCGCCACCATCGCCTTCGGCATGGGCATCGACAAGGCCGACATTCGCAACGTGGTGCACTTCGACCTGCCCAAGTCGATCGAGAACTATAGCCAGGAGATCGGCCGGGCCGGCCGCGACGGGCAGCCTTCCGACTGCCTGATGCTGGCCGGACGCGATCACCTCAACGTGCTCGAGAACTTCGTCTTCGGCGACACCCCGGAACACTACGGCATTCGCCAGGTGATCGACGAGGTGGTCGCGGTGAGCCGGGGCGGCGCCGGCAGCCAGTGGGAACTGATGCTCAACAGCCTCTCGCAGCAGAGCAACATTCGCCCACTGCCGCTGAAGACCCTGCTGGTTCAGCTGGAGCTGCGCGGCATCATCGCCCCGCGCTACAGCTACTTCGCCGAATACCGCTTCCGCCTGGGCGAGGAGCCCGAGGCACTGGTCGCCCGCTTCGAGGGCGAGCGTGCCGCCTTCGTGCAGGCGATCCTCGACGCCTCCCAGCGCGCCCGGACCTGGTACACCCTGGATTTCGAGGCACTCGCCCGCCTGGGCGGCGAACGGGGCGTGAACACCGAGCGCGGCCGGGTGATCACGGCACTGGACTACTTCGTCACCAAGGGCTGGATGACGCTGGAAAGCAAGCAGATGACCGAGGTCTACGAGGTGCTGCGCCAGGACATCGATCCGGCCGCCCTGAGCGATGAACTGCATGGCTATTTCCGGGACAAGGAGCAGACGGAGGTGGAGCGACTCCACGCCATGCTGGCCCTGTTCGAAAGCGAGGCCTGCCTGAGCCGTCGCCTGGCGGAGTGGTTCGGCGATGACCGAGTGCCACAGCACTGCGGCCACTGCTCCGCCTGTCACGGGCAGGTCGCCCGCCTGCCCCAGGGCGAGGCGCCACCACCGCTGGCAATCGACGCCGTCGAGGGGCTGGCGGGCGAGCTGATCCAGCAGCTCGCCGCCAGCCAGGATCGCCATCCGCTCACTCCCGACCTGATCACACGCTTCCTGTGCGGCCTCACCACGCCGCTGCTCACCCGACTCAAGGCGCGGCGGTTAGCCGGCTTCGGTGCTCTGGAGGCTCACCACTACGCCGAGGTGCGAGAGCTGGTGGTCCAATCGGGGCTCAGCCCTACAACCTGA
- a CDS encoding ATP-binding protein, with the protein MAHLLRIVMIHGHLEGVIELNVDGHTNICGTNASGKTTLQRLVPVFFGELPNRVVPKTRLKFDAFYLPHRNSYLIYEYRREEGDVCQAVLTRKGEGGVEYRFVGAPYRPEDYLVESDAGVSALDYAQWANGLRRQGVSLSPKLGATSEYRSVIQNDFTQSVPSQPRGNSRDGLRLRQVAARFSLVRPGQRIRHMEKLVSAVHAKEGKMDTLKTMLAAIFEEDGVELPVTRIRNTKAREWIARMRQSMRLEPLQRSLATLESLDREIADLEASLWQLGPQLEADRHRAERTQADLDAQLAQRQRDFQAREQDYEEARATLNERISQLDSDLDQTRHDLDDLQQRFEAFEEADMPGLEQDLKALPQWREQQQQLRDHLEVMEHAFKESKARLEARLVELGDLLEQHRDEVQALIDALGEEKESCREAQSEAEHRLETDYQARRQTLDDDYRARLEQGTARLSELKAQLAHNAQTPNEAREAEQVQARVDQVQSDQHTAATVVESLRGELDERKPGREAAERELELARAQRSRAEVHHDALLIQRDPAQGSLRHFLRHHRPGWEQTLGKVIAPELLERRDLAPQFNDDASDDLFGLALDLAAIALPDYAQDEASLLAEIEAADHALREAQAAVQASEKVLKARHEKVLEVSARLDRARSAQRRAGEEVEYALQARRQCQERHAAAQQARQAACREAMEEQEAVQHVLRDEQRQALNALADTHHAQRLELTADYQGRLAGFEQQIQQYRRQLGELKEENRRQREELEAAFDRELAEQGVDTLRLNETRSRLDMLGKRIRTTEGRREELNEYTRFMRVEWGERKPRLVEKEASLAREHQAAERERDQYRADFRAASQEHQAAVRDLKARRDAEQALVETLAPLLDKLAALAVAPAPEPISEAPGDAAERIERARQALGDHARTLDELRRGCEKIEVELVKGASADFQDALESERAKLEDPSPRRLLGVLRDMLQLLEGQQQQLLQEGRNLSDDLDKFFTVFRDLNRRINAQSRRLSDEVADDLKLEGIGRAEVKIQSTIDELGFWEPLKRFAQRYREWRESGQPLPSDDYLDALADVVELLRSDQQYSFESLLRLELHLSEGGTDLVIRNDRQLLESSSHGMAYLILCKFLLAFTRLLRGQAEIAIHWPIDEIGTLAYHNVEKLFEACDNNRIHIVGAFPNPESDVLLLFHNRYLIDRDDAAPDKRRLKRIEPRLSRLAQRLQARAEEVAS; encoded by the coding sequence ATGGCTCACCTGCTACGCATCGTGATGATTCACGGCCACCTCGAAGGCGTCATCGAACTCAATGTGGATGGCCACACCAACATTTGCGGTACCAATGCCTCGGGGAAGACCACCTTGCAGCGTCTGGTGCCGGTGTTCTTCGGTGAGCTACCCAATCGGGTGGTACCAAAGACGAGGCTCAAGTTCGACGCCTTTTACCTGCCGCACCGCAACAGCTATCTGATCTATGAGTATCGTCGCGAGGAAGGCGACGTCTGCCAGGCGGTGCTGACCCGCAAGGGCGAGGGTGGCGTGGAGTACCGCTTCGTGGGCGCCCCCTATCGCCCTGAGGATTACCTGGTTGAGAGCGACGCCGGCGTTTCCGCTCTGGACTACGCCCAGTGGGCCAATGGCCTGCGTCGTCAGGGCGTTTCGCTATCGCCCAAGCTTGGCGCCACTTCCGAGTACCGGTCGGTGATTCAGAATGACTTCACCCAGTCCGTTCCCTCCCAGCCCCGGGGCAACAGTCGCGACGGGCTGCGTCTGCGCCAGGTCGCCGCCCGCTTCAGCCTGGTGCGCCCCGGGCAACGCATCCGCCATATGGAGAAGCTGGTCTCGGCGGTGCATGCGAAGGAGGGCAAGATGGACACCCTCAAGACCATGCTGGCGGCAATCTTCGAGGAGGACGGTGTCGAACTGCCGGTTACCCGCATCCGCAACACCAAGGCGCGGGAGTGGATCGCGCGTATGCGCCAGTCCATGCGGCTGGAGCCCCTGCAGCGCTCGTTGGCCACCCTGGAGAGCCTGGATCGTGAAATCGCCGATCTCGAGGCATCGCTATGGCAGCTCGGGCCTCAGCTCGAGGCTGACCGCCACCGCGCCGAGCGCACCCAAGCCGACCTCGATGCGCAGTTGGCCCAGCGCCAGCGAGATTTCCAGGCCCGTGAGCAGGACTACGAGGAAGCCCGCGCCACCCTCAACGAACGCATAAGCCAGCTAGACAGCGATCTGGATCAGACCCGACACGATCTCGATGACCTGCAGCAGCGGTTCGAGGCATTCGAGGAGGCCGACATGCCCGGCCTCGAGCAGGACCTCAAGGCGCTGCCCCAGTGGCGTGAACAGCAGCAACAGCTGCGCGACCACCTTGAGGTCATGGAACATGCCTTCAAGGAGAGCAAGGCGCGGCTCGAGGCACGCCTGGTGGAACTGGGTGATCTGCTCGAGCAGCACCGCGACGAGGTCCAGGCGTTGATTGACGCCTTGGGAGAGGAAAAGGAGTCCTGCCGCGAGGCACAGAGCGAGGCCGAGCACCGGCTCGAGACCGACTATCAGGCCCGCCGCCAGACTCTGGATGACGACTACCGCGCTCGCCTGGAGCAGGGCACCGCCAGGTTGTCAGAGCTCAAGGCGCAACTTGCCCACAACGCCCAGACGCCAAATGAGGCCCGCGAAGCCGAGCAGGTCCAGGCCCGCGTCGATCAGGTCCAGAGCGATCAGCACACCGCTGCGACTGTCGTCGAGAGTTTGCGGGGTGAGCTCGATGAGCGTAAGCCTGGGCGGGAGGCCGCCGAGCGTGAATTGGAACTGGCCCGGGCGCAGCGCTCCCGCGCCGAGGTTCACCACGACGCCCTGCTGATCCAGCGCGACCCCGCCCAGGGCAGCCTGCGCCATTTCCTGCGCCACCACCGCCCGGGCTGGGAGCAGACCCTGGGCAAGGTGATCGCCCCGGAACTGCTCGAACGCCGCGACCTGGCCCCCCAGTTCAATGATGACGCCAGTGACGACCTCTTTGGGCTGGCGCTGGATCTGGCGGCCATCGCGTTGCCCGACTACGCCCAGGACGAAGCCAGCCTGCTGGCCGAGATCGAGGCCGCTGACCATGCCCTCCGCGAGGCACAGGCTGCGGTTCAAGCGTCGGAGAAAGTGCTCAAGGCGCGCCATGAGAAAGTGCTGGAAGTGTCTGCTCGCCTCGACCGTGCGCGCAGCGCTCAGCGCCGTGCAGGTGAAGAGGTGGAGTACGCCCTGCAGGCACGCCGTCAGTGCCAGGAGCGCCACGCCGCCGCCCAGCAGGCTCGCCAGGCGGCCTGCCGTGAGGCCATGGAGGAGCAGGAGGCAGTACAGCACGTGCTGCGCGACGAGCAGCGCCAGGCACTGAACGCTCTGGCCGATACCCACCATGCCCAGCGCCTCGAACTCACCGCCGATTACCAGGGCCGGCTGGCCGGATTCGAGCAGCAGATCCAGCAGTATCGCCGCCAGCTCGGTGAGCTCAAGGAGGAAAATCGCCGCCAGCGCGAGGAGTTGGAGGCCGCTTTCGACCGGGAGTTGGCCGAGCAGGGCGTCGACACCCTGCGACTCAACGAGACCCGCTCGCGACTCGACATGCTTGGCAAGCGCATTCGAACGACCGAGGGACGGCGTGAAGAGCTGAACGAGTACACCCGCTTCATGCGCGTGGAATGGGGCGAGCGTAAGCCGCGGTTGGTAGAGAAGGAGGCGTCGCTCGCCCGGGAGCACCAGGCAGCCGAGCGCGAGCGTGATCAGTACAGGGCCGACTTCCGTGCGGCCAGCCAGGAACACCAGGCCGCGGTCCGTGACCTCAAGGCCAGGCGCGATGCCGAGCAGGCGCTGGTCGAGACTCTCGCCCCGCTACTCGACAAGCTCGCGGCCTTGGCCGTGGCACCGGCTCCCGAACCCATCAGTGAGGCCCCTGGCGATGCCGCTGAGCGTATCGAGCGGGCTCGTCAGGCGCTGGGCGATCACGCCCGGACGCTGGACGAGCTGCGCCGTGGCTGCGAGAAGATCGAGGTCGAGCTAGTCAAGGGCGCCAGCGCCGATTTCCAGGATGCCCTGGAGTCCGAGCGCGCCAAGCTCGAGGATCCCAGTCCGCGTCGCCTGCTCGGCGTGTTGCGCGACATGCTTCAACTGCTCGAGGGGCAGCAGCAGCAGCTGCTGCAGGAGGGCCGTAATCTCAGCGATGATCTGGACAAGTTCTTCACGGTGTTCCGTGACCTCAACCGACGCATCAACGCCCAGAGCCGGCGCCTTTCCGATGAGGTGGCCGACGATCTGAAGCTGGAGGGCATCGGCCGTGCCGAGGTGAAGATCCAATCCACTATCGATGAGCTGGGCTTCTGGGAGCCGCTCAAGCGCTTCGCCCAGCGCTACCGTGAGTGGCGCGAATCAGGCCAGCCGCTGCCAAGCGACGACTATTTGGATGCCCTGGCCGATGTCGTGGAGCTATTGCGTAGCGACCAGCAATACAGCTTCGAGAGCCTGCTGCGCCTGGAGCTGCACCTCAGCGAGGGTGGCACCGACCTGGTGATTCGTAACGATCGCCAGTTGCTGGAGTCCTCCAGCCACGGCATGGCCTACCTGATCCTGTGCAAGTTCCTGCTCGCCTTCACCCGCCTGCTGCGCGGACAGGCCGAGATTGCCATCCACTGGCCCATCGACGAAATCGGTACCCTGGCTTACCACAATGTCGAGAAGCTGTTCGAGGCTTGCGACAACAATCGCATTCATATCGTCGGCGCCTTTCCCAACCCGGAGTCGGATGTGCTGCTGCTGTTCCACAACCGCTACCTGATCGACCGCGACGATGCAGCCCCGGACAAGCGCCGCCTGAAACGCATTGAACCGCGCCTGAGCCGGCTGGCTCAGCGCCTGCAGGCCCGCGCCGAGGAGGTCGCCTCATGA
- a CDS encoding condensin complex protein MksE, whose protein sequence is MVELGPLLERLLTGEFICAVSDESAFRKLEDDETREHLDSYLRPLNRRLATNEEGSVYFLAWRIIDESAREQLSRQLADTVNSLLPLLEWLQLVQETLGRDGLAAPGDVLKPADFSSRSEDNQGLRERLERLATDPFFGSQSEQLDAQIKQVFKRLKEHGYLLQPHADRQYFVVTAKIDYLIDLVRFIRDEENLPIDDQAPSSQESLL, encoded by the coding sequence ATGGTTGAACTGGGGCCCCTGCTCGAACGTTTATTGACCGGGGAGTTCATCTGCGCGGTGAGCGACGAGAGCGCCTTCCGCAAGCTGGAAGATGACGAGACGCGCGAGCATCTCGATAGCTACCTGCGCCCGCTCAATCGTCGTCTGGCCACCAACGAGGAGGGCAGTGTCTATTTCCTCGCCTGGCGCATCATTGACGAGTCCGCCCGTGAGCAGCTTTCGCGCCAGCTGGCCGACACGGTGAACAGCCTGCTACCGCTGCTGGAGTGGCTTCAGCTGGTGCAGGAAACGCTGGGGCGTGACGGCCTGGCCGCTCCCGGCGACGTCCTCAAGCCCGCTGACTTCAGCTCCCGCAGCGAGGATAACCAGGGCCTGCGCGAGCGTCTCGAACGTCTGGCGACTGACCCCTTTTTCGGCTCCCAGAGCGAGCAGCTCGACGCCCAGATCAAGCAGGTCTTCAAGCGTCTCAAGGAGCATGGCTACCTGCTCCAGCCCCACGCCGACCGGCAGTACTTCGTGGTGACCGCCAAGATCGACTACCTGATCGACCTGGTACGTTTCATTCGCGACGAGGAGAACCTGCCGATAGACGACCAGGCACCTTCCAGCCAGGAGAGCCTGTTGTGA